The following proteins come from a genomic window of Proteiniphilum propionicum:
- a CDS encoding ATP-dependent nuclease, whose translation MMTIAKIKLHNFKRFKDLFFDVNPDINIFIGDNESGKSTILQAIDIVARGSRTRIENIGLDKLFNIEAIREYMNGDRDLNKMPEMYVELYFPDQPDPSLEGMNNSKRNLCSGIRLCCIPNDEYSQQIAQLLQNPNASFPLEFYKIVFETFAGESFNAYTKRLSCIFVDNSTIGSPRAMRDYVSDIYHVQLTDEQRINARYAYKNNKVQFQNQILAQYNALIPPYSFAIRESADDNIETDITLLENDIPLENKGTGTQCFIKTELSINRAVSSIDAVLIEEPENHLSYTKMLELIELIRGSQNRQLFISTHCDLIATRLNLKKCLLFNSLSTNVVSLGNLPDDTADFFIKAPDNNMLQFVLSPKSILVEGDAEFILMEALYKRTIAKELSSSGIGVIAVGGKCFKRYLDIAKLLNNKVAVITDNDHDYAVNVTNNYSDYIQNQFANIKIYSDANNERNTFEVCIYQDNQAICDSEFQTPGRRLATVDFMLKNKAEAAYLLQKNKADTIVVPQYIQDAITWIDA comes from the coding sequence ATGATGACTATAGCAAAAATTAAGCTACACAACTTCAAGAGATTCAAAGATCTGTTTTTTGATGTTAATCCCGATATTAATATTTTTATTGGAGATAATGAATCCGGAAAGAGTACAATTCTACAAGCGATAGATATTGTTGCTCGAGGAAGTAGAACACGCATTGAGAATATTGGTCTCGACAAACTTTTTAATATTGAGGCTATCCGTGAATATATGAACGGGGATCGAGATTTGAACAAGATGCCAGAGATGTATGTGGAACTCTACTTTCCTGATCAACCAGATCCCTCATTAGAAGGGATGAACAATAGTAAAAGAAACCTATGTTCAGGTATAAGATTGTGTTGTATCCCCAATGATGAATATAGTCAGCAGATTGCACAATTGCTGCAAAATCCTAATGCTTCTTTTCCTTTGGAATTTTATAAAATTGTATTTGAAACTTTTGCAGGTGAATCATTCAATGCTTATACTAAAAGGCTAAGTTGTATTTTTGTTGACAACTCTACAATAGGTAGTCCTCGTGCCATGCGCGACTATGTAAGTGATATTTATCATGTACAGCTAACTGATGAGCAACGTATAAATGCAAGATATGCTTACAAGAATAATAAAGTTCAATTTCAAAATCAAATATTGGCTCAATATAATGCTTTGATACCACCTTATAGTTTTGCAATAAGAGAATCTGCTGACGATAATATTGAAACAGATATTACACTTTTAGAGAATGATATTCCATTAGAGAATAAGGGAACAGGCACTCAGTGCTTTATAAAAACAGAACTTTCTATAAACAGGGCCGTCAGCAGTATTGATGCTGTATTGATTGAAGAACCAGAAAATCATTTGAGCTATACAAAGATGCTGGAACTTATTGAACTTATAAGAGGTTCTCAAAATCGACAGCTCTTTATCTCTACTCATTGCGACCTTATTGCTACAAGATTAAACCTAAAAAAATGCCTGCTTTTTAATAGTTTATCTACCAATGTTGTTAGTTTGGGGAATTTACCTGATGATACCGCCGATTTTTTCATAAAGGCTCCAGATAATAATATGCTACAATTTGTATTATCCCCAAAATCCATTTTGGTAGAAGGAGATGCGGAGTTTATTTTAATGGAGGCTTTGTATAAAAGAACAATTGCTAAAGAGCTATCTTCAAGCGGGATAGGAGTTATCGCTGTTGGTGGAAAATGCTTCAAAAGATATTTGGACATAGCAAAATTATTGAATAATAAAGTAGCGGTAATAACCGACAATGATCATGATTATGCTGTTAATGTAACAAATAATTACTCGGATTATATCCAAAATCAGTTTGCAAATATCAAGATTTATTCGGATGCAAATAATGAAAGGAACACTTTCGAAGTGTGTATTTATCAGGATAATCAAGCTATATGTGATAGTGAATTTCAAACTCCTGGACGTAGGTTAGCCACGGTAGATTTTATGCTAAAGAATAAGGCTGAAGCTGCATATTTGTTGCAGAAGAATAAAGCTGATACAATTGTTGTTCCTCAATATATACAAGATGCAATAACATGGATAGACGCTTAA